Genomic window (Candidatus Auribacterota bacterium):
GGCATATAACGAAGAGGGGACGATCGGCAGGACTGTTGCCGAGCTTAAGAAGCTCGGTCAGGACTACCAGATCCTCGTCGTGGATGATGGCTCGCGCGACAGCACCTCCGCGCGGGCGCGCGAAGCCGGCGCGGACGTGTTAAAGCATCCCTACAATAAGGGATATGGCGCCGCACTCAAGACCGGGATTATAGAGGCCGCACACGATGTCATCGTAACATTCGATGCGGACGCCCAGTATGAGACTCGCGATGTGCCGCGGCTGCTCGATCAAATTTCAATCTATGACATGGTCGTGGCGGACAGGAGCGGAAGCAGGGCCGCCAGCATCCGCCGCATGCCGGGCAAATGGATCCTCGCCGTGGTCGCCAATTATCTCATAGGTCACCGGATCCCCGATCTCAATAGCGGCTTCCGATGCTTCCACAGGGAGAATGTCAGGAGATTCTTCCAGATACTCCCCAACGGCTTTTCATTCTCCACGACGATAACACTCGCATATTTCAAGGAAGGGCTGAGTGTCGGTTATATCCCGTGCGGCGTGAAGGCGAGAGATTCGGGAAGGAGCGAGGTCAGGTATCTGCGCGATGGCGCCCAGACACTTTTACTCATTGCCCGCATCACGGCGCTCTTCAACCCGTTGAAGATTTTCGCCCCTGTCGGAGGTCTCCTGATTGCCGTGGGCATCATCTACGGGCTGTGTTCGATTTTTACTATTGCGCATATTGCGAGTGGGGCAGTGCTGTCCACCCTTGCCGGCATTATCGTGCTACTCTTTGGAATCCTCGCTGACCAGATTGCGTGTATACGGCGCCAGATCAAGTAGCAGCCCCTCATCTATTGAACATACTGATCATGGGAACCATCCCGTTTCTATGAGAGGAACGCATGTGCGGAATATTTGGGATATCTATCCGTAGTGATTCCGGCTTTTCGCCTCGCGCCATTTCAAATGCGGTGAGTACGCTTTTTAGATTTTCCGAATCAAGAGGCAAAGAAGCAGCGGGGCTTGCGGTATTTTCAGGCAACCGCGTAGATGTCTTCAAGGATGCAATTCCCCCCTCCCGTTTGATAAGGACTCAACAGTACAAGAGACTCACCGAACGAGTCCTAACTGATTTTTCAGGCAGCGGGCCTTTGCGCGCGCTCACTCTTATCGGCCACTCCAGGCTTGTCACGAATGGTTCGCAGGAAACTCACCATAATAACCAGCCGATTGTCGCGGGCGGGATTGTAGGAATTCACAACGGGATAATTGTCAATGCGGGTGAGCTTTTTACGCGATTCCCTTCGCTCAGGAGGGAATACGAAGTTGACACGGAGGTGCTGCTGCGCCTTATTGAAATGTTCCGCAAGGAAGGAAAGTCAGTCCAAGAGGCGGTGGGGGAGGCATTCGGGCTTATCGAGGGGGCCGCATCGGTTGCACTTGGATTTGCCGACACCGATTGTATTGTAATGGCGACCAATACGGGCTCACTCTATATCTGCTGTAACCGATCCCGCACCGCGATGGTCTTTGCCTCGGAACGGTACATACTCTCCCGGCTCATGAAGCAGCGTTTCGCAAGAGGATTCTTTAGCGAGGCAGACATCATGCAGCTCAAGCCGGGGTTTGGATACTGCGTGAGTCTGATCGATCTCGCGCAGGGAGAGTTCCCCCTCCGGCAGCCTCTACCCCGGGGTGGCCTTACCATATCCCGTTGCACGACAGGGTCGAGGACTATCGTCGATCATATCCCCGAATCCGCACGGAGAGAGGCGCCGCGGGTGATGCGCGGGCGCGCCACCCCTGCCGCGGTGAAGGAGTTTGAGGCGCTTTCCAGGGCGAACGAGGAGGCCATCGCCCGTTTGAGGCGCTGCACCAGGTGCATCCTTCCGGAGACGATGCCGTTCATCACATTCGACGATGAGGGAGTGTGCAACTACTGCAGAGGCTATAAAAAGATTCAGGTGCGGGGGCACGAGGTATTGCTTGAGGCCGTGAAGCCGTATCGCCGGACAGATGGCGAGCCGGAGTGCATTGTATCTATCAGCGGCGGGCGGGACAGC
Coding sequences:
- a CDS encoding glycosyltransferase family 2 protein, whose translation is MNASIIVPAYNEEGTIGRTVAELKKLGQDYQILVVDDGSRDSTSARAREAGADVLKHPYNKGYGAALKTGIIEAAHDVIVTFDADAQYETRDVPRLLDQISIYDMVVADRSGSRAASIRRMPGKWILAVVANYLIGHRIPDLNSGFRCFHRENVRRFFQILPNGFSFSTTITLAYFKEGLSVGYIPCGVKARDSGRSEVRYLRDGAQTLLLIARITALFNPLKIFAPVGGLLIAVGIIYGLCSIFTIAHIASGAVLSTLAGIIVLLFGILADQIACIRRQIK